In Nitrospirota bacterium, the genomic window CCCGACGGCAACGATAATCATGATAATCAGAAGCGATATATACGTGCCCTTTACGTCCGCCTGCATTGCCTGATAAAACTGCTTCTCCACCACCTGCCAGGGCTCAACATCAAGTGAGGGGTCATTAAGCCTTGTTCTAATCAGAGCGGCAACCTCCCTTGATTTCCTCTGATCGGTAAGGACAACGGCTATTTCGTGTATACGATCATCAAGAACAAGGAATTCCTGGGCAGTCTTAATATGCATATAACAATTCATCCGCTCAGAGGTATCCCTGGCAGAACCTGCAAAGCCAACAATATTAAAGAGGTCATTTGCGATTGAACCGTCGGCGCCCTGTGAGATGAGCACAAGTTCATCGCCTATATCTGCATTTAAAATCCTTGCAAGCCCGCTGCCGATGACAACCTCCCTGAGTGGCGTGCCGGAGATGAATCTCCCTCTCCTTACCTTCTCCCTGAGCCGCGTTGTCCGGGCTTCCCTTTCGGGGTCTATGCCTATAATCCTGACTCCCGTGGTCTTTGTGCCGATAAAGGCAAGGGCCGGTGAATAAAGACGCGGAGCCCATGCCTGCACCTCGGGGACAGCCTCAATCTTTGCACCCAGGGCCTCATAGTTACTGATGGTCTTGTAGAGAGAGCGCCTGTCGAGATATCCCTTCCTGTGGATCTGTATATGCCCTGTATGGTCTCTTGTGAACATATCAATGATGCTGGAGTAAGTGCCGTCTGAAACACCGATAGACAGGGAGAAGAGGAAGTAACCGCCCGCCATCATGATGATGGTCAGGAGGGAGCGCCGCTTCTGCCTGAAGACATTCCTGAAGGCTATCTTTAAAATAATCATCCTTCACCTCCTCTTCCTCTGGAGGTTACGGAGTGTAAAGGTTTCCCTGTCCGGTTTTATATTGAAGCGTACGTCAATATACCGGATAATGGTCTTATGCCCTTCCTTGTTCAACGGCGTCATCTCGAGGACTGCAGGCAGTTTCCGGTCACCGAACAGCCTGATATCCTTATATTCCATGACGCGCATCTTTCTGCCCTTTTCGTCAAAATAGACCAGTCTTACCGGAATATAGTCATCCTTGCGCACTGTTACTATTATCCTGCCCCAGACACTTGGTGTATCCCTCTTCGGTATCAGTTCGATATGGTAATGGTCTTTATCTGCCCCTTCAGGGTTGATCAGCCTCGCACTGTAATCCCTCAATAATGAGCTCTCCTTTACAAGGTCGTCGTTGGTAAAATCAGACCCCATCCAGGAACCCATCATCATTGAAGGCGGAACCTTCATAACCTTGTTGATCTTTGGAAAATAGTTCCACATTTCGCTCCCGATGCGGAGGGTTGCAATGCCTGCATCCTTTTTGGGGGAGGTGATATAGAGAAAGGTCTTATCCATCCCCTCAGTCCATATCTTCATCCTGAGCCGGCGTCTCCAGTCAGGAGTGATGATCGTCATCTCGATCTCACCATAACTCGTATCACTGCGGTAGAGCCTGTCCACCCTGTCGATTATCTCCTGAACTTCAGGACTCCTCTGCGCGGCTGCAGAGGGGTGGAGACTCACAAACACCCCTGCGGCCGTTATTATTAAAACAATCAGGAGGCGCATAATCCGGCTCTTCCGCAATATCAGAAACATGCCTGAATTTTAGCACATACTGTAATGAGAAGCAATTTCACCCTGAAAAATTCGTGTTCTTGACAAAACAGGATAAATGCATGATAATTATCTTAAGACCTGAGGAAAAGAGATGGAAACCTGCCGGCAAGGATTTATATGGAGGGCTTCGGTATGAAAAAAACAGCAGTGTCGTTAATAATACTGGCCATGTTCATCACTTCGTGCGTGGCGATAGAGGGCAGACCCGGCCCGCGTCCATTACCCCCGGCACATGGATGCAAGGCAACGCACATCTATTACTACTATCCATCCGCCTTTGTATATTTCGATGTCAACCGGAAGATTTATTTCTATCTTTCCGACGGGGCATGGATAACCGCTCCTGTACTGCCACCCACAATCGTGATAAGACCTGACGAGTATGTCACTATCGAACTCGATGTTGACAGACCTTATATCTATTTTAATAAACACAGGAAGGAGTTCCCGCCAGGCAAGAAGTACAGAAGACATAAAGGCAGACACGGAATGCATTAAGACTAAAAGGCGGGCAACTATTCTGCGTGGAGAACCTCTACTGCAGGAGACTTGTAAAGTCTGCCCTGATATGTATTGAGGTCATTAAACCGCTCCCCCATATCCCTCAGTATCTCCTGCCTGCCCTTGCCCCACAGCGGCGCTATCAGCATATCGTCAGGTGCTGTTGCAAAGACCCTCTGAAGGACTATTGAGGGTGAAAGCCTCTCAATAAACCTGACTGCAAAGTCGAGATACTCCTCATAATCAAAGAGATGAAAGGGGTCTTCCCTGTAAAGCTTCTCCAGCCGTGTATCCTTGATCACCTGCAGCTGGTGTATTTTTAGAAACTCAATGGACAGCCCGGATATTACATCCGCCATCTCAAGCATCTCCTCTTCAGTCTCTGTTGGAAACCCGACTATAAGGTGGGCACCAATATGAATCCCCCGTCCCCTGGTAAGTTCGATTGCCCTGAGGAATGCTGCATAATCATGACCACGGTTGATAAAGTCGAGTGTCCGGTCATGGATGGACTGAAGCCCGTATTCAACAAGGATGAAGTAATCCCTTGAGAGTTCTTCAAGAAGCCTGACCTTTGCCTCATCAATACAGTCCGGCCTCGTGCCTATGGCAAGCCCAATCACATCAGGCCCCTTCAGGGCTTCCCTGTACAGGCGCTCAAGCTCATCCACAGGTGCGTGGGTGTTTGTGTATGGCTGAAAATAGACGATAAATTTCTCCGCCTTGTATCTCCTCCTGAGGAAAACTGAGCCATTGCTTATCTGCTCCTTGAGCGGGAGAACCGAGCGGCATGAGGACGGCCTGAAGCTGTCATTGTTGCAGTATATACACCCGCCATACCCGGCAGTACCATCCCTGTTAGGACACGTAAATCCTGCATCCACATTCACCTTGTAGACAGTCAGGCCAAAGAGGGATTTTATGTAATGACCGAATGAATTATATCTCTGCATATATTATATTAACAAAATCGCGTGCAGTACGGCAGACGTCCGGGGATTTCAGGATTCCGGAGGCAACAGCCACGGCTGAGGCCCCGTGCCTCATAACATCCCTGAGGTTCTTCAAATTAATCCCGCCTATCGCCACAACAGGGATATCGAGAGACGACACAACATCCCTCAACAGATTAAGTCCCCTGGGAGTGCCTGCATCTTTTGTGGAGGTTTGAAAAACAGGGCCAAACCCGATATAGTCTGCACCATTACACCAAGCCTCCAGCGCCTGATTCATATCGTGTGTGGATATTCCGATAATCTTTTTTCCCATTATCTTCCTTGCTGCCTTTAGTGGAAGGTCATCCTGACCAAGGTGAACCCCGTCTGCACCCACTGCAAGGGCTATATCTGCATGGTCATTGACGATTAATACGGCACTGTAATCATCCGTCAATCTCCTGAGCTTCTCTGCCTGCAAAAACATATCCCTTCTGCAGAGGGCCTTCTCCCTGTATTGTATCCACCTGATGCCGGCATCAAGGACTTTTCTTACCGTCTCATCAACGCTCAGGGCAGAGAGACTGCCATCTGTTATAAAACAGATACCTCCGTAAAGCATGTTTTTACCTGTTATTTCCTGATTGAAGGCAGGGGCACCGGATATCATCTACTACCCGGACAGGAGGTTCTCAACAAATTTGGTGGTATAGTTGCCGCTGAGAAACTCTTCAGACACAAGCACCTTCTGCTGGAACGGAATGGTTGTCTGGATACCCTCTATTATAAACTCCTTCAGGGCACGGCGCATTCGGTGTATCGCCTCTTCACGGTCTCTCCCTGTAACAATAAGCTTTGCTATCAGGGAATCATAGTTGCTCGGCACTGTCCAGCCACTATAAGCCGCTGTATCCACCCTCACCCCGGGTCCGCCGGGCAGATAAAGAAAAGTTATCTTTCCGGGAGAAGGCACAAATCTCTTCGGGTCTTCAGCATTTATACGGCATTCAATGGCATGACCGGTTATAGTTACCTTGTTCTGCCTGAACTCCAGTAAATTTCCGGCTGCAAGCTTTATCTGCTCCTTTACTATATCAATCCCTGTTACGGCCTCTGTTACGGGGTGCTCCACCTGGATACGCGTATTTATCTCCATAAAATAAACATTATCCTCAAGGTCAACAATAAACTCCAGGGTCCCGACATTTCTGTACTTAAGGGCCTTTGCTGCCTTTACTGCATACTCCCCTATCTTCTTTCTGAACTTATCCGTAACATTAGGTCCCGGGGATTCCTCGAGCAGCTTCTGATGACGCCTCTGGATTGAACAGTCCCTTTCACCAAGAT contains:
- a CDS encoding ABC transporter permease; its protein translation is MIILKIAFRNVFRQKRRSLLTIIMMAGGYFLFSLSIGVSDGTYSSIIDMFTRDHTGHIQIHRKGYLDRRSLYKTISNYEALGAKIEAVPEVQAWAPRLYSPALAFIGTKTTGVRIIGIDPEREARTTRLREKVRRGRFISGTPLREVVIGSGLARILNADIGDELVLISQGADGSIANDLFNIVGFAGSARDTSERMNCYMHIKTAQEFLVLDDRIHEIAVVLTDQRKSREVAALIRTRLNDPSLDVEPWQVVEKQFYQAMQADVKGTYISLLIIMIIVAVGVLNTVLMTILERTHEFGLLRALGTRPVKVFLLIIIETGVLSVFGVMLGGVFGVLGNYLLSIYGISYPIPIEYGGIVFEKMVGMVSLKSIILPAVVTVLTALVVSVFPAIRAARVEPVKAMRSI
- a CDS encoding outer membrane lipoprotein-sorting protein, which produces MRLLIVLIITAAGVFVSLHPSAAAQRSPEVQEIIDRVDRLYRSDTSYGEIEMTIITPDWRRRLRMKIWTEGMDKTFLYITSPKKDAGIATLRIGSEMWNYFPKINKVMKVPPSMMMGSWMGSDFTNDDLVKESSLLRDYSARLINPEGADKDHYHIELIPKRDTPSVWGRIIVTVRKDDYIPVRLVYFDEKGRKMRVMEYKDIRLFGDRKLPAVLEMTPLNKEGHKTIIRYIDVRFNIKPDRETFTLRNLQRKRR
- a CDS encoding TIGR01212 family radical SAM protein (This family includes YhcC from E. coli K-12, an uncharacterized radical SAM protein.) — encoded protein: MQRYNSFGHYIKSLFGLTVYKVNVDAGFTCPNRDGTAGYGGCIYCNNDSFRPSSCRSVLPLKEQISNGSVFLRRRYKAEKFIVYFQPYTNTHAPVDELERLYREALKGPDVIGLAIGTRPDCIDEAKVRLLEELSRDYFILVEYGLQSIHDRTLDFINRGHDYAAFLRAIELTRGRGIHIGAHLIVGFPTETEEEMLEMADVISGLSIEFLKIHQLQVIKDTRLEKLYREDPFHLFDYEEYLDFAVRFIERLSPSIVLQRVFATAPDDMLIAPLWGKGRQEILRDMGERFNDLNTYQGRLYKSPAVEVLHAE
- the thiE gene encoding thiamine phosphate synthase, translated to MISGAPAFNQEITGKNMLYGGICFITDGSLSALSVDETVRKVLDAGIRWIQYREKALCRRDMFLQAEKLRRLTDDYSAVLIVNDHADIALAVGADGVHLGQDDLPLKAARKIMGKKIIGISTHDMNQALEAWCNGADYIGFGPVFQTSTKDAGTPRGLNLLRDVVSSLDIPVVAIGGINLKNLRDVMRHGASAVAVASGILKSPDVCRTARDFVNIIYAEI
- the accC gene encoding acetyl-CoA carboxylase biotin carboxylase subunit is translated as MKLFKKILIANRGEIAVRIIRACSELGIKTVAVYSDVDKESMHVKLADEAVCIGPANPQHSYLHTPAILSASEITDSEAIHPGYGFLSENPQFAEACGKSGITFIGPKPENIRLGGDKARARYILKKKGVPVVPGSDGLVKNAAVARKLAGKIGYPVILKASAGGGGRGMRIVEAEAGIENAFNTAQRESLAAFGCGDLYLEKYISEMRHIEVQVMADNKGNTVHLGERDCSIQRRHQKLLEESPGPNVTDKFRKKIGEYAVKAAKALKYRNVGTLEFIVDLEDNVYFMEINTRIQVEHPVTEAVTGIDIVKEQIKLAAGNLLEFRQNKVTITGHAIECRINAEDPKRFVPSPGKITFLYLPGGPGVRVDTAAYSGWTVPSNYDSLIAKLIVTGRDREEAIHRMRRALKEFIIEGIQTTIPFQQKVLVSEEFLSGNYTTKFVENLLSG